A portion of the Solea senegalensis isolate Sse05_10M linkage group LG17, IFAPA_SoseM_1, whole genome shotgun sequence genome contains these proteins:
- the LOC122783990 gene encoding uncharacterized protein LOC122783990 isoform X2, with amino-acid sequence MAETSLGVYSVATTLLKSAVAGFAFGEAALITLKPALMEDVVLLNAAAQAAGRASSTGVGVVTSCLMFTSVLISLGSGFLFAAVVMKLSAKVGGRLLWWAEATAGASVVVGAVTTGVLVGILPPWIYFAGQAILVLAVYSCSNINDMTTALLIIFTTLYLSVTYGRMGVLVGLFFMGLTISALCALRCQLLERIVFYCVFVGILGFSVGLVAGEAKDGSEAEVVLMLQSVLWVVFLSAGLLGGGLGTVAMVGVGTEVAGKVAMGAAIISSVSLRIILQSSSTLEARGNIGGTLGAAAAAGVSLGAASVAAKQSFGSRRSVLAVLGAVVVGVILAVQGVALKATPLTTCELLTVTFVAVGTFVLGAPKSPFHTHVNLQRGLLTGPDLIKAIGMETVTAAAAPIGAGALGAAVLGTAALGRLGSVGVLVAILLACGSTLSGRIGKSPPTASAHRD; translated from the exons ATGGCAGAAACAAGCCTAG GTGTCTATAGTGTGGCGACAACACTCCTAAAAAGTGCCGTGGCAGGTTTTGCCTTTGGAGAGGCTGCGTTAATTACACTTAAGCCTGCACTGATGGAAGATGTGGTTCTGCTGAATGCTGCAGCTCAGGCTGCTGGTCGAGCCAGTTCCACAGGTGTCGGAGTTGTGACCTCGTGCCTCATGTTCACCTCGGTGCTAATTTCCCTGGGAAGCGGTTTCCTCTTTGCCGCCGTGGTGATGAAGCTGTCGGCCAAAGTCGGAGGGAGGTTGCTGTGGTGGGCAGAGGCCACAGCAGGAGCCTCTGTTGTGGTGGGTGCTGTCACTACTGGAGTGTTAGTGGGCATCCTTCCACCATGGATCTACTTTGCAGGCCAAGCTATTCTCGTCCTCGCCGTCTACTCATGCTCTAATATCAACGACATGACCACAGCTCTATTAATTATCTTCACCACTCTGTATCTCAGTGTCACATACGGAAGGATGGGTGTTTTAGTTGGACTCTTTTTCATGGGATTGACTATCAGTGCCCTCTGTGCTCTACG GTGCCAGCTGTTAGAGAGGATAGTCttctactgtgtttttgtggggATACTGGGATTTTCAGTGGGTTTAGTAGCAGGTGAGGCAAAAGATGGGTCAGAGGCAGAGGTGGTATTGATGCTGCAGTCGGTCCTCTGGGTGGTATTTCTCTCTGCAGGGCTACTAGGAGGTGGACTGGGAACAGTGGCCATGGTTGGAGTGGGAACAGAAGTGGCTGGAAAGGTTGCCATGGGAGCTGCTATAATATCATCTGTTTCCTTGAGAATTATCCTGCAGTCGAGCTCTACCCTTGAGGCCCGGGGCAACATAGGGGGAACTttaggagcagcagcagcagcaggggtgTCACTCGGAGCTGCAAGTGTCGCAGCAAAGCAGTCATTTGGGTCAAGGCGATCCGTGTTAGCAGTTTTAGGTGCAGTTGTTGTTGGTGTGATACTGGCCGTGCAAGGTGTAGCACTGAAGGCAACTCCACTGACAACATGTGAACTTCTGACCGTCACTTTTGTTGCAGTAGGGACGTTTGTTCTGGGCGCACCAAAGAGCCCATTCCACACTCATGTGAATCTTCAAAGGGGTCTTCTCACGGGGCCAGATCTAATAAAAGCCATCGGCATGGAGACTgtcaccgcagcagcagcacctaTTGGAGCCGGGGCACTTGGGGCTGCAGTGTTAGGCACCGCAGCCCTGGGGAGACTGGGGAGTGTGGGAGTTCTGGTGGCTATACTGTTGGCGTGTGGAAGTACTCTGAGTGGCAGGATAGGAAAATCACCACCAACAGCAAGTGCTCACAGAGACTGA
- the LOC122783990 gene encoding uncharacterized protein LOC122783990 isoform X1: protein MAETSLGVYSVATTLLKSAVAGFAFGEAALITLKPALMEDVVLLNAAAQAAGRASSTGVGVVTSCLMFTSVLISLGSGFLFAAVVMKLSAKVGGRLLWWAEATAGASVVVGAVTTGVLVGILPPWIYFAGQAILVLAVYSCSNINDMTTALLIIFTTLYLSVTYGRMGVLVGLFFMGLTISALCALRKALTERLAHRPKAETRCQLLERIVFYCVFVGILGFSVGLVAGEAKDGSEAEVVLMLQSVLWVVFLSAGLLGGGLGTVAMVGVGTEVAGKVAMGAAIISSVSLRIILQSSSTLEARGNIGGTLGAAAAAGVSLGAASVAAKQSFGSRRSVLAVLGAVVVGVILAVQGVALKATPLTTCELLTVTFVAVGTFVLGAPKSPFHTHVNLQRGLLTGPDLIKAIGMETVTAAAAPIGAGALGAAVLGTAALGRLGSVGVLVAILLACGSTLSGRIGKSPPTASAHRD from the exons ATGGCAGAAACAAGCCTAG GTGTCTATAGTGTGGCGACAACACTCCTAAAAAGTGCCGTGGCAGGTTTTGCCTTTGGAGAGGCTGCGTTAATTACACTTAAGCCTGCACTGATGGAAGATGTGGTTCTGCTGAATGCTGCAGCTCAGGCTGCTGGTCGAGCCAGTTCCACAGGTGTCGGAGTTGTGACCTCGTGCCTCATGTTCACCTCGGTGCTAATTTCCCTGGGAAGCGGTTTCCTCTTTGCCGCCGTGGTGATGAAGCTGTCGGCCAAAGTCGGAGGGAGGTTGCTGTGGTGGGCAGAGGCCACAGCAGGAGCCTCTGTTGTGGTGGGTGCTGTCACTACTGGAGTGTTAGTGGGCATCCTTCCACCATGGATCTACTTTGCAGGCCAAGCTATTCTCGTCCTCGCCGTCTACTCATGCTCTAATATCAACGACATGACCACAGCTCTATTAATTATCTTCACCACTCTGTATCTCAGTGTCACATACGGAAGGATGGGTGTTTTAGTTGGACTCTTTTTCATGGGATTGACTATCAGTGCCCTCTGTGCTCTACGGAAAGCCCTGACAGAGAGGTTGGCACATAGACCAAAAGCTGAAACAAGGTGCCAGCTGTTAGAGAGGATAGTCttctactgtgtttttgtggggATACTGGGATTTTCAGTGGGTTTAGTAGCAGGTGAGGCAAAAGATGGGTCAGAGGCAGAGGTGGTATTGATGCTGCAGTCGGTCCTCTGGGTGGTATTTCTCTCTGCAGGGCTACTAGGAGGTGGACTGGGAACAGTGGCCATGGTTGGAGTGGGAACAGAAGTGGCTGGAAAGGTTGCCATGGGAGCTGCTATAATATCATCTGTTTCCTTGAGAATTATCCTGCAGTCGAGCTCTACCCTTGAGGCCCGGGGCAACATAGGGGGAACTttaggagcagcagcagcagcaggggtgTCACTCGGAGCTGCAAGTGTCGCAGCAAAGCAGTCATTTGGGTCAAGGCGATCCGTGTTAGCAGTTTTAGGTGCAGTTGTTGTTGGTGTGATACTGGCCGTGCAAGGTGTAGCACTGAAGGCAACTCCACTGACAACATGTGAACTTCTGACCGTCACTTTTGTTGCAGTAGGGACGTTTGTTCTGGGCGCACCAAAGAGCCCATTCCACACTCATGTGAATCTTCAAAGGGGTCTTCTCACGGGGCCAGATCTAATAAAAGCCATCGGCATGGAGACTgtcaccgcagcagcagcacctaTTGGAGCCGGGGCACTTGGGGCTGCAGTGTTAGGCACCGCAGCCCTGGGGAGACTGGGGAGTGTGGGAGTTCTGGTGGCTATACTGTTGGCGTGTGGAAGTACTCTGAGTGGCAGGATAGGAAAATCACCACCAACAGCAAGTGCTCACAGAGACTGA
- the naga gene encoding alpha-N-acetylgalactosaminidase, with translation MHVAVLLFAAALPLTTVALDNGLMKTPPMGWLAWERFRCDVDCEHDPKNCISENLFIDMADRLAEDGWKELGYVYVNIDDCWSSMDRDKEGRLQSDPKRFPGGIHKLARYVHDRGLKLGIYGDMGTHTCGGYPGTPLDKIKIDAQTFADWEVDMLKYDGCYSNVTEQEQGYPLMSEALNATGRPIGYSCSWPAYQGGLPPKVNYTQLGKICNLWRNYGDIQDSWDSVLNVIDWFFNNQEVLIPAAGPGRWNDPDMLLIGDFGLSMDQSRAQMALWAIMAAPLFMSNDLRTISSGARSILQNKMAITINQDPMGIQGRRIVKEKNGIEVFWRPLSSNASALVFFSRRKDMPFRYQTSLSKLNYTTGSYKAFDVFAEKTVMLKDSTDFVVSVNPSGVVMWYLSAPAKRHLRQFYKGGRSRDEGNAIPSFIL, from the exons ATGCATGTGGCCGTGCTTCTGTTTGCTGCGGCGCTACCGCTGACCACCGTGGCCCTCGACAATGGACTGATGAAGACCCCTCCCATGGGCTGGTTGGCGTGGGAACGATTTCGCTGTGATGTTGACTGTGAACATGACCCCAAGAACTGCATCAG TGAGAATCTCTTCATTGACATGGCAGACAGACTCGCAGAGGACGGCTGGAAGGAACTTGGCTACGTCTATGTGAATATAGACGACTGCTGGTCCTCCATGGACAGAGATAAGGAGGGACGGCTGCAGTCTGACCCAAAAAG ATTCCCGGGAGGCATCCACAAGCTGGCTCGCTACGTGCACGACAGAGGACTCAAGCTGGGGATCTATGGGGACATGGGCACGCACACCTGCGGGGGCTACCCCGGCACGCCGCTGGACAAGATCAAGATCGATGCTCAGACCTTCGCAGACTGGGAGGTGGATATGTTAAAATACGACGGCTGTTATTCTAATGTCACAGAGCAGGAGCAGG GTTACCCTCTTATGTCAGAAGCTTTGAATGCGACGGGTCGCCCCATCGGCTACTCCTGCAGCTGGCCCGCCTACCAGGGAGGTCTACCCCCGAAG GTAAACTACACACAGCTGGGCAAGATCTGCAACCTGTGGCGTAACTATGGCGACATCCAGGACTCCTGGGACAGCGTCCTGAACGTTATTGACTGGTTCTTTAATAACCAGGAAGTCCTCATACCTGCAGCAGGACCTGGAAGATGGAACGACCCCGACATG CTGTTAATAGGCGACTTTGGCCTCAGCATGGACCAGTCTCGTGCACAGATGGCTCTGTGGGCAATCATGGCTGCTCCGCTTTTCATGTCCAATGACCTTCGCACCATCAGCAGCGGGGCCCGCAGCAtcctgcaaaacaaaatggcCATCACCATCAACCAGGACCCAATGGGCATTCAGGGAAGACGGATCGTAAAG GAGAAAAATGGCATTGAGGTGTTCTGGCGCCCCCTGTCAAGCAACGCCAGCGCTCTGGTGTTCTTCAGTCGCCGAAAGGACATGCCCTTCCGCTACCAGACTTCCCTCAGCAAACTCAACTACACGACTGGCAGCTACAAG GCCTTTGATGTATTCGCTGAGAAGACTGTGATGCTGAAAGACTCCACTGACTTCGTGGTGTCAGTGAACCCCTCCGGCGTGGTCATGTGGTATCTCTCCGCTCCAGCCAAACGTCACCTCCGGCAGTTCTACAAAGGTGGCCGAAGCCGTGATGAAGGAAACGCCATTCCTTCTTTCATCCTCTGA
- the LOC122783988 gene encoding adenylate cyclase type 3-like, whose protein sequence is MSLNRVPATETDQSTECSVEYPVQITTDPGHGAGRTRELTVVQSRCCRCLPRAVRLTFTPDSLERLYQNYFRRQRQDNLLVLAIFAALFNSFIIIMCAVVYTDDKLAMVVVAVVGLAADIVVYALCRFQKLPTSPVSRGAVPYVLWLMITVHVLCYMGLNYERFSHASDSVGWQAFFAFSMFMTLPLNLVSLLLLTALSSGIHTLVLGVTVAQRFDANLEGPMLVRQLLANIMLYLCAAAVGVISYYMADRKYRIAFLEARQSLEVKVTLEEQSTQQEELLLSILPKHIADEMLQGMKNQANEKEVQQQQFNTMYMYRHENVSILFADIVGFTQLSSACSAQELVKLLNELFARFDKLADRHHQLRIKILGDCYYCICGLPDFRDDHAACSIMMGLAMVEAISYVRDKTKTDVDMRVGVHTGTVLGGVLGQKRWQFDVWSTDVTVANKMESGGIPGRVHISQSTKDSLHGEFELEEGNGGERCEYLLEKGIDTYLVLDPKQEANTPSKLSNRNSNQLINTTATNGNAASPQTTPTESRQERNKVIEERVINRRLQQELLDRESQQIMKDHQINPVTMWFVDGKLEEHYSSEKEKRSGAAFCCCMVVLFFISAMQVFIDPMLAVNYITFVIGELLLLILTVCSLAAIFPRMFSKRLVSFSLWIDRTRWARNIWAMTAIFVLTMTVIADMLSCGPPSLHVFNSSSGTILESFGDQTCIENPKHYSFMAVMSLIATAMLVQVSQLIKLGLMVLVVTATGAVNIYSWRDIYDLYDFIQFGSYRTLIVPSKYLMTIMIIIMMIGFYFYARHLEHQSRQLFLWKIGIHDQKEKVFEMRRWNEALVTNMLPEHVAKHFLGTKKRDEELYSQSYDETGVMFASIPNFSDFYTEESINNGGLECLRILNEIISDFDSLLDREEFRCITKIKTIGSTYMAASGLTPESNTNGYGNRKPEDQSVVERWQHLSDLADFALAMKVTLSNLNKQSFNNFMLRIGLNKGGVLAGVIGARKPHYDIWGNTVNVASRMESTGVMGNIQVVEDCYDILKEYGFRFVRRGPIFVKGKGELLTFFMKGKDKPKSNDSPVTTTLPHQVGDL, encoded by the exons ATGTCCCTGAACCGGGTTCCTGCAACGGAGACGGATCAGTCTACGGAATGCTCTGTCGAGTATCCAGTGCAGATTACCACTGACCCGGGTCATGGAGCGGGTCGGACGCGGGAGTTGACCGTGGTGCAGTCGCGCTGCTGCAGGTGCCTGCCGCGCGCAGTGCGCCTCACCTTTACGCCCGACTCACTGGAGAGGCTTTACCAGAACTACTTCCGCCGCCAGAGACAGGATAACCTGCTGGTTTTGGCGATTTTCGCTGCTCTTTTCaacagcttcatcatcatcatgtgcgCGGTGGTGTACACCGACGACAAGCTGGcgatggtggtggtggcagtCGTGGGTTTGGCCGCGGACATAGTCGTGTACGCGCTGTGCAGGTTCCAGAAGCTCCCCACATCACCTGTCTCCCGCGGAGCTGTGCCATACGTACTGTGGCTCATGATCACCGTCCACGTCTTATGTTACATGGGACTGAACTATGAGCGTTTCTCTCATGCCAGTGACTCAGTGGGCTGGCAGGCCTTCTTTGCGTTCTCCATGTTTATGACCCTTCCACTGAACCTGGTGTCGCTCCTGCTGCTCACCGCCCTCTCCTCTGGGATACACACCCTGGTTTTAGGGGTGACCGTTGCTCAAAGGTTTGATGCCAACCTGGAGGGCCCCATGTTGGTGAGACAG CTTTTAGCCAACATCATGCTGTACCTGTGTGCAGCCGCAGTGGGTGTGATATCGTACTACATGGCGGACAGGAAGTACAGGATAGCGTTTCTGGAAGCGCGTCAGTCATTAGAGGTCAAAGTTACCCTGGAGGAGCAGAGTACCCAGCAG GAGGAACTATTGCTGTCCATCCTGCCCAAACATATCGCTGATGAGATGCTGCAGGGCATGAAGAACCAGGCCAATGAGAAAGAAGTTCAGCAGCAACAGTTCAACACCATGTACATGTACCGCCATGAAAACGTCAG CATCCTGTTTGCTGACATCGTGGGCTTCACACAGCTGTCCTCAGCTTGCAGCGCCCAGGAGCTGGTGAAACTGCTCAATGAACTGTTTGCCAGGTTTGATAAACTGGCAGAT CGACATCACCAACTGAGGATTAAGATTCTTGGCGACTGCTACTACTGTATCTGTGGACTTCCTGACTTCAGAGACGACCATGCGGCCTGCTCCATAATGATGGGCCTTGCAATGGTAGAAGCCATATC TTACGTacgagacaaaacaaaaacggaTGTAGACATGCGTGTGGGCGTCCACACGGGTACAGTGTTGGGAGGAGTGCTGGGTCAGAAGCGATGGCAGTTTGACGTTTGGTCCACAGATGTCACTGTGGCTAATAAGATGGAGTCTGGAGGGATTCCCGG GAGAGTGCATATATCCCAGAGCACCAAGGACAGTCTGCACGGAGAATTTGAACTGGAAGAGGGAAATGGTGGAGAGAGGTGCGAGTACCTGTTGGAGAAAGGCATCGACACTTATTTGGTTCTAGACCCCAAACAGGAGGcaaat ACGCCCAGCAAACTGTCCAACAGAAATTCAAACCAGTTAATCAACACAACGGCAACCAATGGAAACGCGGCATCACCCCAGACGACGCCCACCGAGTCAAGACAAGAG AGGAATAAGGTGATTGAGGAGCGAGTGATCAACAGACGActgcagcaggagctgctggacagAGAAAGTCaacaaat AATGAAGGATCATCAGATCAACCCTGTAACTATGTGGTTTGTGGATGGAAAGCTAGAGGAGCATTACTCATCGGAGAAGGAGAAACGAAGTGGAGCagccttctgctgctgcatggtggtgctctttttcatctcaGCGATGCAGGTGTTCATAGACCCAAT GTTGGCTGTAAACTATATCACTTTTGTAATAGGAGAGCTACTGTTGCTAATCCTCACAGTGTGCTCCTTGGCTGCCATCTTCCCCAGG ATGTTCTCCAAGAGGTTGGTGTCGTTCTCATTGTGGATTGATCGCACGCGCTGGGCAAGAAACATATGGGCCATGACGGCCATATTTGTTCTTACCATGACTGTGATCGCTGACATG CTAAGTTGTGGCCCACCGTCCCTCCACGTCTTCAACAGCAGCTCTGGCACCATTTTGGAGTCATTTGGTGACCAAACCTGTATAGAGAATCCAAAACACTACAGCTTCATGGCTGTGATGTCACTCATCGCCACCGCCATGTTGGTGCAAGTCAGCCAGCTGATTAAACTGGGCCTCATGGTGCTGGTGGTGACAGCAACTGGAGCTGTCAATATCTACAGCTGGCGGGACATTTATGACCTGTATGACTTTATCCAGTTTGGCTCCTACAG AACATTGATAGTGCCGTCTAAGTACCTGATGACCATTATGATAATCATCATGATGATTGGCTTCTACTTCTATGCCCGTCAT CTGGAGCATCAGTCCAGACAGCTTTTTCTGTGGAAGATTGGCATCCATGACCAGAAGGAGAAAGTGTTTGAGATGAGACGGTGGAATGAAGCACTGGTCACTAACATGCTGCCCGAACATGTGGCCAAACACTTTCTGGGCACTAAGAAAAGAGATGAG GAGCTGTACAGCCAGTCTTATGATGAGACAGGTGTGATGTTTGCTTCCATCCCCAACTTCTCTGACTTCTACACTGAAGAAAGCATTAACAACGGAGGCCTTGAGTGCCTCAGGATTCTCAATGAGATTATCTCTGACTTTGACAGC CTGCTAGACAGGGAGGAGTTCCGCTGCATCACTAAGATCAAGACAATAGGAAGCACTTACATGGCAGCGTCAGGACTCACACCAGAGAGCAACACAAATGGATATGGCAATCGCAAG cCAGAGGACCAGTCAGTAGTCGAGCGCTGGCAGCACCTTTCTGATTTGGCAGACTTCGCCTTAGCTATGAAAGTCACCCTCAGCAACCTCAACAAACAGTCCTTCAACAACTTTATGCTACGAATTG GTCTGAACAAGGGCGGCGTTCTCGCTGGGGTGATTGGAGCTCGTAAACCTCACTATGATATCTGGGGCAATACAGTCAATGTGGCCAGCAGAATGGAGTCCACAGGAGTGATGGGAAACATCCAG GTGGTGGAGGACTGCTATGATATCTTAAAGGAATATGGCTTCCGCTTTGTCCGAAGAGGGCCAATATTTGTCAAAGGGAAAGGGGAGCTACTAACTTTCTTTATGAAAGGCAAAGACAAACCCAAAAGCAATGACAGTCCAGTCACCACTACCCTTCCACACCAAGTCGGGGACCTTTGA